From a region of the Gemmatimonadota bacterium genome:
- a CDS encoding YaiI/YqxD family protein, giving the protein MKIWIDADAAPREAKEVVFRAALRLEIRTVLVANQRLTLPLNNPHLSAVRVQGGPDVADRHIADHAEAGDIAVTADIPLAATLVERGVVVIDPRGELYSEENVRERLSIRDFMDSLRSTGVETGGPKPYTDRDKRSFADALDRTLTAMRRGR; this is encoded by the coding sequence TTGAAGATCTGGATCGACGCGGACGCGGCCCCACGCGAGGCGAAGGAAGTCGTTTTTCGGGCCGCCCTGCGCCTCGAGATTCGGACCGTATTGGTCGCGAATCAGCGGCTGACCCTCCCCCTGAACAACCCGCACCTGAGTGCCGTGCGCGTGCAGGGCGGACCGGACGTCGCCGACCGCCATATCGCGGACCACGCGGAGGCGGGAGACATCGCCGTGACTGCGGACATTCCGCTCGCGGCGACGCTCGTGGAACGCGGCGTCGTGGTGATCGACCCGCGTGGCGAGCTCTACTCCGAGGAAAACGTGCGGGAGCGCCTCTCGATCCGCGATTTCATGGATTCGCTCCGGTCCACGGGCGTGGAGACCGGGGGACCGAAGCCCTACACGGACCGGGACAAGCGGTCCTTCGCGGACGCCCTGGACCGGACGCTGACGGCGATGCGCCGAGGCCGCTGA
- a CDS encoding DUF5916 domain-containing protein, with the protein MTPVGIRPRGPRARVSAPALSFAVLFALAGGALFAPVGIEGQSVPEADAPGTVGPPQPAPTSAAPAAMTRDAAGNTTVRAFRVDTPIQADGRLDEPFYANTPAVSDFVQAVPIEGGEPTERTEAWMAFDDTNVYVSARIWDSEGEDGWIANEMRRDSNQLRANDSFGVYLDTYHDGRNSLAFFVNPIGGFADLQITNEGNPNFDWNPVAEVRTGRFDGGWTVEMAIPFKSLRYRPGVEQVWGIQMRRSVLRDNEWIYLTPLPLQVVGPGSNGVFRVSMYGDLVGIEAPPVGRNIEVKPYLTSGLSTDLVADPAIENDFAADVGLDVKYAVTQNLTLDLTVNTDFAQVEVDEQQVNLTRFNLFFPEKREFFLEGRGIFDFGVGGTGPGGPGGGGGGSAPTLFYSRRIGIQGGDPVRVLGGGRLTGKIGSFDVGVLSIQTADEAEIGAVSTNFSVLRLRRDIFSRSNIGVLLENRSRSLAAPGESNQAWGVDGSFGFNDEANFVTHYARSRTPGLEGNDQSYRGRFNYDTDLFGGSLDYLVVGDDFNPELGFVRRRGFRQT; encoded by the coding sequence ATGACGCCAGTCGGCATTCGACCGCGCGGGCCCCGTGCGCGGGTCAGCGCGCCCGCCCTCTCGTTCGCGGTTTTATTCGCCCTGGCCGGGGGTGCGCTCTTCGCCCCGGTGGGAATCGAGGGACAGTCCGTCCCCGAAGCGGATGCGCCGGGGACGGTGGGTCCCCCGCAGCCGGCTCCGACTTCGGCCGCTCCCGCCGCCATGACGCGGGACGCCGCGGGGAACACCACGGTCCGCGCCTTCCGCGTGGACACCCCGATCCAGGCGGACGGTCGCCTCGACGAGCCTTTCTACGCGAACACCCCCGCGGTCTCCGACTTCGTCCAGGCGGTTCCGATCGAGGGTGGCGAGCCCACGGAGCGGACCGAAGCCTGGATGGCCTTCGATGACACGAACGTCTACGTCTCGGCGCGGATCTGGGACTCGGAGGGTGAGGATGGTTGGATCGCGAACGAGATGCGGCGCGACTCGAACCAGCTTCGCGCGAACGACTCCTTCGGAGTCTATCTGGACACCTACCATGACGGGCGAAACTCCCTCGCCTTCTTCGTAAATCCGATCGGGGGCTTCGCGGACCTCCAGATCACCAACGAGGGGAACCCCAACTTCGACTGGAATCCGGTAGCGGAGGTTCGGACGGGCCGCTTCGACGGGGGATGGACGGTCGAGATGGCGATTCCTTTCAAGTCGCTTCGTTACCGTCCGGGAGTCGAGCAGGTGTGGGGAATCCAGATGCGGCGATCCGTCCTCCGCGACAACGAATGGATCTACCTCACCCCGCTCCCCCTCCAGGTCGTCGGGCCCGGCTCCAACGGGGTCTTTCGGGTCTCGATGTATGGCGACCTCGTCGGAATCGAGGCACCCCCGGTCGGCCGCAACATCGAGGTGAAGCCCTACCTGACCTCCGGGCTGAGCACGGACCTGGTCGCCGACCCGGCCATCGAGAACGACTTCGCGGCCGACGTGGGGCTCGACGTCAAATATGCCGTCACGCAGAACCTGACGCTCGACCTCACCGTCAATACGGACTTCGCGCAGGTCGAGGTGGACGAGCAGCAGGTGAACCTCACCCGCTTCAATCTCTTTTTTCCGGAGAAGCGGGAGTTTTTCTTGGAGGGGCGCGGGATCTTCGATTTTGGGGTGGGAGGCACCGGTCCGGGAGGGCCGGGCGGTGGTGGCGGCGGTTCGGCCCCCACTCTCTTCTACTCGCGGCGCATCGGAATTCAGGGGGGCGACCCGGTCCGGGTGCTCGGGGGCGGGAGACTCACGGGGAAGATCGGTTCCTTCGACGTCGGCGTGTTGAGCATCCAGACCGCCGACGAGGCCGAGATCGGCGCCGTGTCCACGAACTTCTCCGTGCTGCGGCTCCGGCGAGACATTTTTTCGCGGAGTAACATCGGGGTCCTCCTCGAAAACCGCTCCCGCTCGCTCGCGGCGCCCGGCGAGTCGAACCAGGCGTGGGGGGTGGACGGTTCCTTCGGATTCAACGACGAGGCGAACTTCGTCACCCACTATGCGCGGTCGCGGACGCCGGGACTCGAAGGGAACGACCAGAGCTACCGGGGGCGCTTCAACTACGACACGGACCTCTTCGGGGGAAGCCTCGACTACCTCGTCGTGGGCGACGACTTCAATCCCGAGCTGGGCTTCGTGCGCCGCAGGGGGTTCCGGCAGACCTAG
- a CDS encoding ABC transporter permease produces the protein MPARNLLGDLVDDVRYAIRQLRRSPGFAAVAIVTVALGIGANSAVFSVLDGVILKPLPYAAPERLVNITTAFPGQDFDRFWVSPPEFYELREWNEVFDEVGGYRIGTGSIETDDRPLRVPSAVATWTLFPTLGVAPVLGRAFTEEEDRMGVAPVAMISLGLWERAFAADPAILGRTVRVGGEATTIVGVLPEGFDLEDAGVDLWTPLNRAQNVDPNDHANRRGNHFINVIGRLSDGVTLERAAADLDRLEMRWPEEYGTTHAISAEGHPITATNFVDDAYGEVRATILLLMGAVSFVLLIACANVASLLLAKSERRTGEVAVRVAMGAGRGRLTRQLLTEGVILGILGGGVGLLLGRLAIGAILRVNPDGVPRTAEIGLNGTVVAFTLLIAVATGVLFGLAPLLSTTLARVGSTLKAGGTRTTRGTSAVRVRRGLVVAEIGLAVILLTGSGLLLRSILALQNVDAGFEPEGVLTAQLSLPTSGYPENTDVGAFYGRLLDRLRALPGVVAATATSALPPVQTLNANDTEFEGFVPRPDGPSQNVDYWTGIEADFLEAMGVEIVEGRGFEPADAGPDAPVMLVNERLAELFYPGESAVGRRIRPFGYENWLVVVGVVENLKQSGLDGEVGTELYFYHPQVTQLGLSYRTMYLVLRTTGDPTSLAPSVERVVRELDASLPVSDVRTMEENVARSMAAPRFLTLLLGLFAGVALLLAGVGTYSVMAYTVAERTREIGIRMAIGAEAGKVRALVLRQGGMLAAIGVAVGVLGSLALTRFLASRLYEIQPTDLATFIAAPLFLTAVALVASYLPAVRASRMDPVAALRED, from the coding sequence ATGCCTGCCCGGAATCTCCTGGGCGACCTTGTGGACGACGTTAGATACGCAATTCGCCAACTTCGGAGGTCCCCCGGATTCGCCGCCGTCGCGATCGTCACCGTCGCTCTCGGGATCGGCGCGAACTCGGCCGTCTTCAGCGTCCTCGACGGCGTCATCCTCAAGCCGCTCCCCTACGCGGCCCCCGAACGGCTCGTGAACATCACGACCGCCTTCCCAGGGCAAGATTTCGACCGCTTCTGGGTCTCCCCACCAGAGTTTTACGAGCTGCGGGAGTGGAACGAGGTCTTCGACGAGGTCGGCGGATATCGGATCGGGACGGGATCCATCGAAACGGACGACCGGCCCCTTCGCGTTCCCTCAGCCGTCGCAACCTGGACCCTCTTCCCCACCCTCGGCGTCGCGCCCGTCCTGGGGCGCGCCTTCACCGAGGAGGAGGATCGGATGGGGGTCGCGCCGGTCGCGATGATTTCCCTCGGCCTCTGGGAGCGCGCCTTCGCCGCCGATCCTGCGATCCTGGGCCGGACGGTTCGGGTCGGCGGTGAGGCAACGACGATCGTGGGCGTCCTCCCCGAAGGGTTCGACCTGGAGGACGCGGGGGTGGATCTCTGGACCCCGCTCAACCGCGCGCAGAACGTGGACCCGAACGACCACGCGAACCGCCGCGGGAATCACTTCATCAACGTGATCGGCCGGCTCTCCGACGGAGTGACGCTCGAACGAGCCGCGGCCGATCTGGACCGCCTCGAGATGCGCTGGCCGGAGGAGTACGGGACGACCCACGCGATCAGCGCCGAGGGGCACCCGATCACCGCCACCAACTTCGTGGACGACGCGTACGGTGAGGTTCGCGCGACGATCCTCCTCCTCATGGGGGCCGTGAGCTTCGTCCTCCTCATCGCCTGCGCGAACGTCGCGAGCCTTCTCCTCGCCAAGTCCGAGCGTCGCACTGGGGAGGTCGCGGTCCGCGTCGCCATGGGCGCGGGGCGAGGCCGCCTGACCCGACAACTTCTGACCGAGGGGGTGATTCTCGGCATTCTCGGCGGAGGAGTCGGACTCCTTCTCGGACGCCTCGCGATCGGCGCGATCCTTCGCGTGAATCCGGACGGAGTGCCCCGCACCGCGGAGATCGGGCTGAACGGCACGGTCGTGGCCTTCACCCTTTTGATCGCTGTGGCGACCGGAGTTCTCTTCGGCCTCGCACCGCTTCTCAGCACGACGCTTGCGCGGGTGGGGAGCACCCTGAAAGCCGGGGGCACGCGCACGACGCGGGGCACCTCCGCGGTCCGGGTCCGGCGGGGGCTCGTGGTTGCGGAAATCGGTCTCGCGGTGATCCTCCTCACCGGGTCCGGGCTGTTGCTCCGTTCCATCCTCGCCCTCCAGAACGTTGATGCCGGATTCGAGCCGGAGGGGGTCCTGACCGCGCAGCTCTCCCTGCCCACCTCCGGATATCCCGAAAACACGGACGTCGGGGCGTTTTACGGGAGGCTACTCGATCGGCTCCGCGCGCTTCCGGGAGTGGTGGCCGCGACCGCGACCTCTGCCTTGCCGCCGGTCCAGACGCTCAATGCGAACGACACGGAGTTCGAGGGCTTCGTTCCGCGACCGGATGGCCCGTCCCAAAACGTGGACTATTGGACGGGGATCGAGGCCGATTTCCTCGAAGCGATGGGAGTGGAGATCGTCGAGGGGCGCGGGTTCGAGCCGGCGGACGCCGGGCCGGATGCGCCCGTCATGCTCGTGAACGAGCGCTTGGCGGAACTCTTTTATCCTGGCGAAAGCGCCGTCGGCCGCCGGATTCGTCCGTTCGGCTATGAGAACTGGCTTGTCGTCGTCGGGGTGGTGGAGAACCTGAAACAGTCCGGTCTCGACGGGGAGGTCGGAACGGAACTCTATTTCTACCACCCGCAGGTCACACAGCTCGGCCTCTCGTATCGGACGATGTACCTCGTCCTTCGCACCACGGGGGACCCGACGTCGCTCGCACCATCCGTCGAGCGAGTCGTGCGTGAGCTCGACGCTTCTCTCCCGGTTTCGGACGTCCGGACCATGGAAGAGAACGTCGCGCGCTCCATGGCTGCACCGCGTTTCCTCACTCTCCTCCTCGGCCTCTTCGCCGGGGTCGCCCTTCTTCTCGCCGGAGTCGGAACGTACAGCGTCATGGCGTACACGGTGGCGGAGCGCACGCGGGAGATCGGGATCCGGATGGCGATCGGGGCGGAGGCGGGGAAGGTGCGGGCGCTGGTCCTGCGCCAGGGCGGGATGCTCGCAGCGATCGGGGTCGCCGTCGGCGTCCTGGGTTCGCTGGCTCTCACGCGATTCCTGGCGTCGCGTCTTTACGAGATTCAGCCCACGGACCTCGCCACCTTCATCGCGGCGCCCCTCTTCCTCACCGCGGTCGCGCTCGTCGCGAGTTATCTCCCCGCGGTGCGGGCGAGCCGGATGGATCCGGTGGCGGCGCTGAGGGAGGATTGA
- a CDS encoding RNA polymerase sigma factor, which yields MESTTLSRNPGDPRALTVRARDGDVQSFEALYRAHRGRVFGVCLRMARGGDEAEGWSQDVWVRVWERIGSFRGESDFGSWLHRLAVNLILDRLRSDARHREWMREDEGAVESAASARGIGREERVDLERAVEALPDGARTIFLLHDVEGYKHREIADRLGVAEGTVKAQLHRARRLLREALER from the coding sequence GTGGAGTCCACGACGCTTTCGCGAAACCCAGGAGACCCTCGCGCCCTCACGGTCCGGGCACGGGACGGCGACGTCCAGTCCTTCGAGGCGCTCTACCGCGCGCACCGGGGCCGCGTCTTCGGCGTCTGCCTGCGGATGGCGAGGGGAGGAGACGAGGCGGAAGGGTGGTCGCAGGACGTCTGGGTTCGCGTCTGGGAGCGGATCGGATCCTTTCGGGGCGAGAGCGACTTCGGGAGCTGGCTCCACCGCCTCGCGGTCAACCTGATCCTCGACCGGCTCCGAAGTGACGCGCGGCATCGCGAGTGGATGCGCGAAGACGAGGGGGCGGTGGAGTCCGCGGCCTCCGCCCGCGGAATCGGCCGGGAAGAGCGGGTGGATTTGGAGCGCGCGGTCGAGGCGCTCCCGGACGGGGCGCGGACGATTTTCCTCCTCCACGACGTGGAGGGTTACAAACACCGTGAGATCGCGGATCGCCTGGGGGTGGCGGAGGGAACGGTAAAGGCCCAGCTCCACCGGGCGAGACGCTTGCTTCGAGAGGCATTGGAACGATGA
- a CDS encoding heme-binding protein, whose protein sequence is MNLRVFGVLGPLPLLLLALPFTAPSESAAQAALSLAAAERAAGAAQAEAEANNWKVTIVITDADGVPVLVRRLDGASARSFDFAMGKAQTVIAAGMSTADYVAGVAAGTVTAIPDATAIPGGVPIRIGDTIVGAIAASGVRPDQDLQVADAGAAAFQP, encoded by the coding sequence GTGAATCTTCGCGTGTTTGGCGTGCTTGGACCCTTGCCCCTTCTCCTTCTCGCCCTTCCCTTCACTGCCCCGAGCGAGTCGGCGGCGCAGGCGGCGCTTTCGCTCGCTGCGGCGGAACGGGCGGCGGGCGCCGCACAGGCCGAGGCTGAGGCGAACAACTGGAAGGTCACGATCGTGATCACCGACGCCGACGGAGTTCCGGTCCTCGTGCGGCGACTCGACGGCGCTTCCGCCCGCTCCTTCGACTTCGCGATGGGGAAGGCGCAAACCGTGATCGCCGCCGGAATGTCCACGGCCGACTATGTCGCGGGCGTCGCGGCAGGGACGGTCACCGCGATCCCCGACGCGACGGCGATCCCCGGGGGCGTTCCTATACGGATCGGCGACACGATCGTCGGCGCCATCGCGGCGAGTGGAGTGCGCCCCGACCAGGATCTCCAGGTCGCGGACGCGGGCGCGGCGGCCTTTCAACCGTGA
- a CDS encoding SRPBCC domain-containing protein: MWVAAFGLWCALGGRPPAAIAQIAAGGTAAIEDVSYRDDAGRRVLAIRTTVDAPVGEVWGLWTTSEGLRSWMAPVVGVELEVGGVWEASYDRTARLGADGNIRNEILAHVPSRMFAMRVAAVPPGYPFPLETVREAHTAYLFDPVSDASTRITVYGMGYGEGPLWDAMYDVGVQTTRYTLTEFRNRLLNGPVNWDAR; encoded by the coding sequence GTGTGGGTGGCGGCATTTGGCCTTTGGTGCGCACTCGGAGGGCGCCCGCCCGCGGCCATCGCGCAGATCGCGGCCGGTGGAACGGCGGCGATCGAGGATGTCTCCTATCGGGACGACGCGGGAAGGCGTGTCCTCGCGATCCGGACCACGGTGGATGCCCCCGTCGGCGAGGTCTGGGGGCTCTGGACCACTTCCGAAGGGCTCCGGAGCTGGATGGCCCCGGTCGTCGGGGTGGAACTCGAGGTCGGAGGAGTTTGGGAGGCGAGTTACGACCGGACGGCCCGGCTCGGCGCGGACGGCAACATCCGAAATGAGATCCTCGCCCACGTCCCGAGCCGGATGTTCGCGATGCGGGTCGCCGCGGTGCCGCCCGGTTATCCCTTCCCTCTCGAGACCGTGCGCGAGGCCCACACCGCATACCTCTTCGATCCGGTCTCGGACGCCTCCACGCGGATCACCGTCTATGGGATGGGGTACGGGGAGGGTCCGCTCTGGGATGCCATGTACGACGTCGGCGTGCAGACGACGCGGTATACCCTCACGGAGTTCCGAAACCGTCTTCTGAACGGCCCCGTGAACTGGGACGCTCGCTGA
- a CDS encoding DUF1761 family protein, whose product MEDFSAVNWLAVVLGAVAAFLVGWLWYSPKVFGVKWAAGAGVQLGSASSMPVGAMVSQFAALFLLATVVGITATTNALFTAILAILAAAMFVASSGAYVKKSSAAILIEFFYIVVAGAVMILAQGAL is encoded by the coding sequence ATGGAAGACTTCAGTGCGGTGAACTGGCTGGCTGTCGTTCTCGGGGCGGTGGCAGCGTTTCTGGTGGGATGGCTCTGGTACAGCCCGAAGGTGTTCGGCGTGAAATGGGCGGCGGGCGCCGGAGTGCAGTTGGGCTCGGCCTCCTCCATGCCGGTGGGCGCGATGGTCTCGCAGTTCGCCGCTCTCTTCCTCCTGGCCACGGTGGTGGGAATCACGGCGACCACGAACGCCCTCTTCACGGCGATCCTCGCGATCCTTGCGGCTGCGATGTTCGTGGCCTCCTCCGGCGCGTACGTGAAGAAGAGCTCGGCCGCGATTCTGATCGAGTTCTTCTACATCGTCGTCGCGGGAGCCGTCATGATCCTCGCGCAGGGCGCGCTTTAG